One Alkalicoccus halolimnae DNA segment encodes these proteins:
- a CDS encoding D-alanyl-D-alanine carboxypeptidase family protein — protein MMNRSACTAAFFFSLLLIFMIPLQANASSGKTAFDSNAGKQVKQIPQYDASGLQGKSSLSVDEHFDISGQTNAAGSLIAANSIETIAYHKNGKSRFYPSSTTKIMTLYTALKHGNLDEEVLIPVEAVDVPYDSSLAEVRPGEKMSLETLLYGLMLPSGNDAAVATAHHISGSTEKFMELVNDEAAAMGAEDTHFVNPHGYHDPEHYTTPYDLALMMFELLKQEDAEQFLTTHTYKGDYTDPFGENKQRVWTTTNEQIYPVSKSYSPFVTGGKTGYTSQARYNLVSFTNAGGNLYVTAAMRGGKENRYTDTAYLVTSALAETEIPHSPVEQISGFTFWKK, from the coding sequence ATGATGAACCGATCTGCCTGTACAGCTGCTTTTTTCTTCAGTCTTTTGTTGATCTTTATGATTCCGCTGCAGGCAAATGCTTCCAGCGGAAAGACAGCTTTCGATTCAAACGCCGGCAAACAGGTGAAGCAGATTCCTCAGTACGATGCAAGCGGACTTCAGGGTAAAAGCTCTCTTTCTGTTGATGAGCATTTTGATATTTCCGGACAGACAAATGCTGCAGGATCACTTATAGCCGCTAATTCCATCGAAACGATTGCTTATCACAAAAATGGAAAATCGAGGTTTTATCCCTCCAGCACGACTAAAATTATGACGCTTTATACAGCTTTAAAGCATGGAAATCTGGACGAGGAAGTACTTATTCCTGTGGAAGCAGTGGATGTCCCTTACGACAGCTCGCTCGCCGAAGTTCGTCCCGGGGAAAAAATGTCTCTCGAAACCCTTCTGTACGGACTTATGCTGCCTTCAGGAAACGACGCTGCAGTCGCGACAGCTCACCATATCAGTGGTTCTACAGAAAAGTTTATGGAACTTGTTAACGACGAGGCTGCTGCTATGGGCGCAGAAGATACTCACTTTGTTAATCCGCACGGATACCACGATCCAGAGCACTATACCACCCCTTATGATCTGGCTCTGATGATGTTTGAACTTTTGAAGCAGGAAGATGCAGAACAGTTTTTAACTACCCACACTTATAAAGGAGACTATACGGACCCATTTGGAGAAAATAAACAGAGAGTATGGACGACGACAAACGAACAAATTTATCCTGTTTCAAAATCATACTCTCCTTTTGTGACCGGGGGGAAAACAGGCTATACGAGCCAGGCACGCTATAATCTGGTCAGTTTCACTAATGCCGGCGGAAACTTATATGTGACCGCAGCGATGCGGGGCGGCAAAGAAAACCGCTACACTGATACCGCTTATCTGGTAACAAGCGCGCTCGCCGAAACAGAAATACCGCATTCTCCCGTCGAACAAATATCCGGCTTTACTTTTTGGAAAAAATAA
- a CDS encoding helix-hairpin-helix domain-containing protein: MKKWFAMVTSAAAAWTIIPQARTKILNWLEDGENKDKTSEKKKLESADTSSEIKAKKAASSKRRRETEVETKKKQKSTSGAKKDSKSSSAKKNKAEAEKKQSQENSEEKEVQKPKTSSKKKDRETAGVPSEKEEKRDQQEKEKEVNINEETGGSPEQKEDSELHAAETSDKEEPAVKSSEAEEPVSADSGQAKETADEKNAEKEQIEEKQDEEKEEETSKESPAGKETSAGADNTEPEESDSEPEKEGPVFYKLNEATAEDLVNVPSIGTDLAEKIVKHRKEHGDFQSVDDLAEIRGVGERKLTQIKRFVDV; encoded by the coding sequence ATGAAGAAATGGTTTGCAATGGTAACTTCAGCTGCAGCGGCATGGACGATTATTCCACAGGCGCGCACAAAAATATTAAATTGGCTGGAAGATGGTGAAAACAAAGATAAAACATCGGAGAAAAAGAAGCTTGAAAGTGCTGACACTTCCTCCGAAATTAAAGCAAAGAAGGCAGCTTCAAGTAAGCGCCGCAGAGAAACCGAAGTAGAAACGAAAAAGAAGCAGAAATCAACGTCCGGCGCGAAAAAAGATTCGAAATCGTCTTCCGCTAAGAAAAACAAAGCAGAAGCTGAAAAAAAGCAGTCCCAGGAAAACAGTGAAGAAAAAGAAGTACAAAAACCGAAAACCTCTTCTAAAAAGAAAGATAGGGAAACTGCCGGTGTACCGTCGGAGAAAGAAGAGAAGCGGGATCAACAGGAAAAGGAGAAAGAAGTAAATATAAATGAAGAAACGGGAGGAAGTCCGGAACAAAAAGAGGACTCGGAACTGCATGCTGCAGAAACCTCCGATAAAGAGGAACCTGCTGTAAAATCTTCCGAAGCGGAAGAACCCGTATCGGCTGATTCCGGGCAAGCCAAAGAAACGGCAGACGAGAAAAACGCAGAAAAAGAGCAGATAGAAGAAAAGCAGGATGAAGAAAAGGAAGAAGAGACGAGTAAAGAAAGCCCGGCTGGGAAAGAAACTTCAGCCGGTGCCGACAACACAGAACCGGAAGAATCAGATAGCGAGCCCGAGAAAGAAGGTCCTGTTTTTTATAAATTAAATGAAGCAACGGCTGAAGATTTAGTGAATGTTCCTAGTATCGGAACCGATCTGGCTGAAAAAATAGTAAAACATCGAAAAGAACACGGAGATTTTCAATCGGTCGATGACCTGGCAGAAATAAGAGGAGTAGGAGAAAGAAAACTTACTCAAATTAAACGGTTCGTTGATGTGTAA